The DNA sequence CGACGGCGAACTCTTCTACCGGGTAAAGATCATCCCGACCGTCCTTAACTCCGGAATTCCGGGGGTGACGGTGATGCTCGAGGACATCACCGAACGGCGCCGGGCGGAAGAGGCCCTCAGGGAATCGGAACAGAAGTATCGCGCCCTTGTCGAGCAGATCAATGACGCCATATGGATCATCGATGATGATTGGACCTTCAACTATGCAAGCCCGCGCACCGAGCGTATTCTCGGGTATGAACCAGAAGATCTGCTCGGGAGGAGGATCTTCGATTATCTCCTTCCCGGTGAGGAGGAGAGGGTCATTGCCCGTCTCACCGACGCGGCGGAGGAAGGAAACGGGGGGGCGGTGATCACTGTCGCCATGCGGCATCATGACGGCCATACCATCGACGTGGAGGCAAGCATCTCCCCCGAATTTGACGAGCTGGGGAACCTCGCCGGATTCAGGGCCGTATGCCGTGATGTTTCCGAACGCCGGGCCGCCGCACGCCGTGTGCTCAAATGGAAGACATTTCTCCATTCCATTCTCCAGAATATCCCCGCGATGGTCTTCGTGACGGAATCACGCACCCACAATATCATATTCTTCAACCGATCGTTCAAAGTGAACTTCGGCGCGGATGCGGATCTCATCACCGGGAAGCGGTGCGTGGACATCTTCCCCCCCGCCCTGTGCAGGGTGCTTGCAACGGGGGACAACGAGGCGATCACCACCCGGCAGGAGTTCGAAACGGACAGGATGCCCTGCTACATTCCCGGCAAGGGCGAGCGGACCGTCAGCATCAAGAAGGTGCCCCTCTTCTCCTCGTCAGGCGAACTCAAGTACGTCCTCGGGATTGTAAAGGACGTAACGGCGACCGAATAATCCGTCGCAGGTATCTATTTATACCCTTTTGACATCTCTCCACCGGAGATGGATGGGATGAAACCAAACACTTCGGGGAGGCGTGGCGTCTCTTCGGCATGGCGTCATTTCACAGTGCTTGCCGTGGCCTGCATGGTGATCATTCTGCCCTGTGCGGCGGAGACGGTATCGAATGTGGCAAAGGGAGATCCGTACGTTCTGACGGGGGTGGCGACGGGAAACCCGCAGCCCGGCCTTGCGGTCTGGACCTTCGGACCGAATTACTGGAAGTATGATGTGGTACAGACGGAAGGGAGCAGCTTTACGTATACCCTGCCGGGAGGGGAGACCTCGCAGATGTCGGTCGGGATGTACCAGGTCATCGTCCAGCATCCGATGGGCAACGGGCGTCTGGACGCCGAACCACGAACGGATTACCCGGGACCGGGACAGGTGAGCGTCGTCTCGGCGGACGGGACGTCATTTATCATAGCGGGGTCCGGGGCGCT is a window from the Methanovulcanius yangii genome containing:
- a CDS encoding PAS domain S-box protein — protein: MGCDFPEELSRILEILKANPKGMSVSDIAGEISVNRNTVSRYLDMLLISGQVEMKTYGKAKVFYLSQRVPISSMMNFASDMVFVLDRDFIVVETNDALCRFVQEKREVICGIPMRDSALVAFDHPLITARLRDAMEGTESVDELRYVRVDGELFYRVKIIPTVLNSGIPGVTVMLEDITERRRAEEALRESEQKYRALVEQINDAIWIIDDDWTFNYASPRTERILGYEPEDLLGRRIFDYLLPGEEERVIARLTDAAEEGNGGAVITVAMRHHDGHTIDVEASISPEFDELGNLAGFRAVCRDVSERRAAARRVLKWKTFLHSILQNIPAMVFVTESRTHNIIFFNRSFKVNFGADADLITGKRCVDIFPPALCRVLATGDNEAITTRQEFETDRMPCYIPGKGERTVSIKKVPLFSSSGELKYVLGIVKDVTATE